The DNA region GTCACCGCCTATAACGAGAAGCAGTCGAGCTATCAGGCCGAGGTGACGGCCGCCATGGCGGGCAAGCCCGATGGCCTCTATCTGATCAGCTATCCGGTCGACGGCGCGACCATCGCCCGCGCCTGGATCTCCCAAGGCGGCGTCCCGAAGTTCCTGCTCAATGACGGCATGAACAGCCCCGACTTCATCCAGAGCGTCGGCGCCAAATATCTGAACGAGGCCTATGGGACCTCCTCGGGGACGAGCCCGACGGCATCGACCGAATATTTCAACGCGAACTACAAGGCGTTCTCGAGCATCGATCCCAGCAACCCGGCAGCCGACAGGTCCTATGATGCCGGCGCCATCGCCGGCCTCGCCATCGCGGCCGCGGCGTCCCAGGATCCGCTGGCGATCCGCGACGCCATCTTCAAGATCGAGGATCCGAACGGCACGGTGATTCATGCCGGCAAGGATGAGTTCGCGAAAGCCTTGGCGCTCCTCAAGGAGGGCAAGCCGATCCGCTATGAAGGCGTGATCGGGCCGGTGGCCTTCGACAAATATGGCGACATCACCGGCCCGTTCCGCCTGTGGAAGATCGCCGACGGCAAGGTCACCACGGTCGGCGAGATGACGACCGACGAGGTCAATGCCCTCAAGGCGAAGATGGGCAATTGAGCATAGCGGGTGGCGCTACGCGCGCCTCCTTCTCCCGCGCCCTTCGCGCGGGAGAAGGTGCCCGAACGGAGTGAAGGCGGATGAGGGTGAGCTTGGATGAGCTATGATCGAAAGTGCTCCCTAGCCCGTGAGGAATGAGAGCGTCGATGAAGGCTCAACCGCCCCTCATCCGGTCTTGCTTCGCTCAACCACCTTCTCCCGCAAGGGGCGGGCCTGTCCGGGGAAACTAAACTGATTGCATTTGGGGCAGTTGTTCAACTCCAGATGGTCCGGAATGCGCAGCCGGCAGGCGTGGATGGCCGGGCCAAGCCCGGCCAAGACGTGGATGGGTCCGTTCGCCTGAGTAAAATGACCACCGGATATTGATTGCGCTCGCCACAGCAACTGCGTCATGGCCGGGCTTGGCCCGGCCATCCGCGCCTATGCTACGATCTATACTTTCCCCGGACCTGGATGCCGAGATCATGACCGACCCCATCGTCCCCGACCGCACTCTGCTAGCCCCCGGCCTCGAGATCAGCCGCATCGTCACCGGTTTGTGGCAGGTCGCCGATATGGAGCGCGATGGCCAAGCGCTCGACCCGCAGATGGCCTCTTCGGCGATGCTCGACTATGCGCGCTCAGGCTTCGACAGCTTCGACATGGCCGATCATTATGGCAGTGCCGAGCTGATCACCGGCCGCTTCCTGGCGCGGCAGGCTGCCGGCGAGGCTGCCGGCCCCGGTCGCCCCGCGGTCTTCACCAAATGGTGCCCGACGCCAGGCGAGATGACGCGCGATGTGGTGCGTGCGGGCGTGCAGCGCAGCCTCGACCGGCTCGGTGTCGCGACCGTCGACCTGATGCAGTTCCATTGGTGGACCTTCGAGCATCCGGCCTATCTCGACGCCATGAAGGGGCTTGCCGAGCTGAGATCCGAAGGCAGGATCCGCCATATCGGGGTCACCAATTTCGACACCGCGCATCTGCGCGTCCTGGTGAAGCACGGCATTCCGATCGTCTCCAACCAGGTCTGCTTCTCGCTGCTCGACCGGCGCGCCGCGCACGAAATGAGCGCCTTCTGCCTCGAGAACGGTATCCGCCTTCTGGCCTATGGCACGCTCGCCGGCGGGCTGATGTCGGAGCGCTTTCTCGGTCAGCCCGAGCCTGCGGCGCCCGATGTCAGCGATTGGAGCAAGATGAAGTATAAGCGCTTCGTCGATGCCGTCGGCGGCTGGGCGGTGCTGCAGGAGATCCTGGGCGCGCTCAACCGGATCGGCCGCAAGCATGGCGTCTCGATCGCCAATGTCGCGACCCGCTGGGTGCTGGAGCAGGAAGCGGTCGCCGCCGTCATCGTCGGCGCGCGCCTCGGCGAGCGCGAGCACCGTGCCGATAATCTGCGGCTGTTCTCCTTCCGCCTCGATGCGCAGGACAAGGAGATGCTGGCGGCAGCGCTCGCGAAATCGACGCCCTTGGCCGGAGATTGCGGCGACGAATATCGGCGCCCGCCTTTCCTCACCGCCTCAGGCGATCTCAGCCATCATCTCGACAGCCTGCCGAAGCTCTACAAAGCCGTGCCGGTCGATGGCCGCGCCGACCGGCAGCGCATCGACTCAGGGAGCGTGTGGGAAAAAATCTGCGGCTACAGCCGGGCGGTGCGGATCAAGGACCGCGTCCTGGTCAGCGGCACCACTGCAACCAACGGCGCCGGCGAGGTGGTCTGCCCCGGCGATCCGGCGGGCCAGACCGTGTTCATCCTCGACAAGATCGCCGCAAGCCTGTCGGCTCTCGGCGCCAGCCTCGAGGATGTCGTGCGCACCCGCGTCTATCTCAAGGATGCCGAGCAATGGGAGGCGGTGTCGCGCATCCACGGACGCTATTTCGGCGCCATCCGCCCCGCCAATACGCTGCTCGAGATCTCGCGCCTCGTCGGCGATTACGAGGTCGAGATCGAGGCCGAAG from Rhizobiales bacterium GAS188 includes:
- a CDS encoding branched-chain amino acid transport system substrate-binding protein; translated protein: MKATLLLMTTTLPLLLAGAAAHAEDCKITVGLVMELTGPAGEYGQAGAKSVEMAFRDLNDAGGAHGCKLVTDTRDSQSQGNVAVDAATQLVQVKRVPVVIGGIISSVSIPILTSVTGPAKVVQISPASSSPTLTALGRDGKTNGVFFRTITSDALQGVAAAKYALAQGFKKIAVIHVNNDFGVNMVTEFSRAYKALGGEIISVTAYNEKQSSYQAEVTAAMAGKPDGLYLISYPVDGATIARAWISQGGVPKFLLNDGMNSPDFIQSVGAKYLNEAYGTSSGTSPTASTEYFNANYKAFSSIDPSNPAADRSYDAGAIAGLAIAAAASQDPLAIRDAIFKIEDPNGTVIHAGKDEFAKALALLKEGKPIRYEGVIGPVAFDKYGDITGPFRLWKIADGKVTTVGEMTTDEVNALKAKMGN
- a CDS encoding Predicted oxidoreductase, producing MTDPIVPDRTLLAPGLEISRIVTGLWQVADMERDGQALDPQMASSAMLDYARSGFDSFDMADHYGSAELITGRFLARQAAGEAAGPGRPAVFTKWCPTPGEMTRDVVRAGVQRSLDRLGVATVDLMQFHWWTFEHPAYLDAMKGLAELRSEGRIRHIGVTNFDTAHLRVLVKHGIPIVSNQVCFSLLDRRAAHEMSAFCLENGIRLLAYGTLAGGLMSERFLGQPEPAAPDVSDWSKMKYKRFVDAVGGWAVLQEILGALNRIGRKHGVSIANVATRWVLEQEAVAAVIVGARLGEREHRADNLRLFSFRLDAQDKEMLAAALAKSTPLAGDCGDEYRRPPFLTASGDLSHHLDSLPKLYKAVPVDGRADRQRIDSGSVWEKICGYSRAVRIKDRVLVSGTTATNGAGEVVCPGDPAGQTVFILDKIAASLSALGASLEDVVRTRVYLKDAEQWEAVSRIHGRYFGAIRPANTLLEISRLVGDYEVEIEAEAIIG